The Candidatus Eisenbacteria bacterium genome includes the window CCTCGACACCGAGTCCGATGTAGTCCGTCAGGGTGCGATGCCGCGCGCCGACGTCCACGAAGAACGGCCCGTCGCTCACCCAGCGCGCACTCAGCGCGAACACCACCTCGGGCGGATCGCGGTAGAGGCGCTCGGACTCGGCCGCCAGCGCTTCGAGCATCGGCGTGCGGTCGCGCCGATGTTCGTCGAGCAGCAGGGTGGGCAGCGCAGGCGCGAGTAACGCGCGGGAATAGAGCATCGGCCTTTCGCGCTCAGTGGTGACGGATGCGGAACTCGGCCTCGGCGCGCTCGGCCGCGCGCTCGTTGCCCGCCCCGACACTCACGCCACGTTCGCGCGCCGCCGCCAGCAGTTCGCCCGGCAGCGGGAACATCACGCGCTCTTCGAGCAGCTGGAACGACTCGAGTCGATAGTCCCCGAGGCCCTTCACGCGCTCGACGCATGACTGCACCACGTGCTCGGGCGACGAGGCGCCGGCGGTGATGCCGACATCGCCCTGGATCCAGTCGGGATCGATGTCTTCGGCCGCTTCGATCAGGTAGGCGGCGGCACCGAGTGTGCGTGCGACTTCGACCAGTCGGTTCGCATTGCTGCTGGAGGGCGCTCCCACCACCAGCACCACCTGGCAGCGTCGCGCCAGCTCTTTGACCGCGTCCTGGCGGTTCTGCGTCGCGTAGCAGATGTCGGCCTTGGCGGGCGCGCGCATCGCCGGGTAGCGGCGCCGCAGCGCATCGACGATCGCGCGCACGTCGTCGACCGACAGCGTGGTCTGCGAGATGTAGGCGACCCGCTCGGGATTCGGCAGCTCGAGCTTCTCGACGTCGGCGACCGATTCGACCAGCGTGATCGACTCGGGTGCCTCGCCCATCGTGCCTTCGACCTCGACGTGTCCGCGATGGCCGATCAGCACGATCGAATAACCTTCCTTCGCGTACTTGAGCGCTTCGAGATGCACCTTGGTGACCAGCGGACAAGTCGCGTCGAGTGCTCGGAGTCCGCGTTCGCGCGCCTCGGCACGCACCCGCGGCGACACGCCATGCGCCGAGAAGATCACCACCGAACCGGTCGGAACGTCGCTCAGCTCGTCGACGAAGCGCGCGCCCTTTTGACGAAGCGCTTCGACCACGTGGCGGTTGTGCACGATCTCGTGTCGCACGTAGATCGGCGCGCCGTAGACCTCGAGCGCCATTTCGACGATGTCGATCGCGCGGTCCACTCCGGCGCAAAAGCCCCGCGGGCCGGCCAGATACAACGTGTGCGAAGGGGTGGCGGTCATGGGGCGGTGGATTCTAGCGGACTCATCGCGACCGCGCCACCAGTGCCGCGGTCAGTCATGACGCCACCGCGGGGGCCGCTTTTCCATGAAGGCAGCCACTCCTTCGCCGGCATCCGAGAGCCTCATGAGTTCGCTCGTGTAGCGACGCTCGATGCGCGCCAGGCTTCCCTCGGCGTCGGGCGCTCCGTCGCGCAGCGCACGCTTGGCTTCTCGCAGCGCCGCCCGACTGCGCGTGAGGATCGGCGCGAGCAACGCGTCGCCTGCCTCCCGCAGTCCCGCAGGTGCGCACACGCGATTCACGAGCCCGAGTGCCAGCGCACGCGAGGCCGGGATCGGTTCGCCGCCCAGCACCAGCTCGCAGGCCGTGGCCCAGCCGATGCGAGACGGCAACACCGCCGCGGCGACCGGCGGATAGCAGCCCAGCGCGATCTCGGGCAGGCCGAGCCGCGCATCCTCGGTCGCGATCACCAGATCGCAGGCCAGCGCCAGCTCGAGTCCACCGCCCAGCGCCACGCCATGAATCAGCGCGAGCGACACTCCATCGAACGCCCACAGCGCGCGGATCGCGGCGTGAAAGTCAGCCAGCATCGGGTCGATCGTCTCGGGCACGTGATCGGCGACTTCGACGCCGGCCGAGAAGCCGCGCGAGTCGCCGCCATCGATCACGATCGCGATCGCCCCGGGATCTTCAGCCGCCGCCTTGACCTGCGCGGCGATCGCGCGGTTGAGCGACCGCGACAGCACGTTGAGCGGCGGCCGCGCGAGCGTCAGCCGCAGCACCGGACCCTCACGGATGACACGCAGCGGTACATCACCGGTCGGCGCGGCATCGCGCGGCGTGCTCATCGTGCGGCTCCGTCGGACTCTCGCGCGGCGCCGGCCGCTGCGGCTCGTGCGGCTCGGATCGCGTCGGCGACGCGCTCGACGCTGTCCTGCGCGAACACCGCGCGCAACGAGTCCGGCGCCACCCGGCGCAGAATCCCGACCAGCCTGGTGATGCGATCGCTGCGCGCCGCATCGCCACGGAATCGCTTCGAGGCGGTCCGTAGCGACTTG containing:
- the ispH gene encoding 4-hydroxy-3-methylbut-2-enyl diphosphate reductase, producing the protein MTATPSHTLYLAGPRGFCAGVDRAIDIVEMALEVYGAPIYVRHEIVHNRHVVEALRQKGARFVDELSDVPTGSVVIFSAHGVSPRVRAEARERGLRALDATCPLVTKVHLEALKYAKEGYSIVLIGHRGHVEVEGTMGEAPESITLVESVADVEKLELPNPERVAYISQTTLSVDDVRAIVDALRRRYPAMRAPAKADICYATQNRQDAVKELARRCQVVLVVGAPSSSNANRLVEVARTLGAAAYLIEAAEDIDPDWIQGDVGITAGASSPEHVVQSCVERVKGLGDYRLESFQLLEERVMFPLPGELLAAARERGVSVGAGNERAAERAEAEFRIRHH
- a CDS encoding enoyl-CoA hydratase — encoded protein: MSTPRDAAPTGDVPLRVIREGPVLRLTLARPPLNVLSRSLNRAIAAQVKAAAEDPGAIAIVIDGGDSRGFSAGVEVADHVPETIDPMLADFHAAIRALWAFDGVSLALIHGVALGGGLELALACDLVIATEDARLGLPEIALGCYPPVAAAVLPSRIGWATACELVLGGEPIPASRALALGLVNRVCAPAGLREAGDALLAPILTRSRAALREAKRALRDGAPDAEGSLARIERRYTSELMRLSDAGEGVAAFMEKRPPRWRHD